From a region of the Corvus cornix cornix isolate S_Up_H32 chromosome 2, ASM73873v5, whole genome shotgun sequence genome:
- the LOC104684214 gene encoding NAD(P)(+)--arginine ADP-ribosyltransferase 2, whose product MELLSLVLVLLAGTLATSIHLHWWDRSSAIKEIGLDMAPNSFDDQYLRCHFKMVRVLPALNRTEFVPHGDYAEAWNRAAAKWGSRPYLGRPFLLQLEQAIALLAYTMEEGLYLEFNRAVRVAGRSRREYLDTFHFKVLHFLLTEALSELRGAQGHPHCLHVYRGIDGIRFTSRIGQIIRFGQFASTSLLKNVSKSYGTRTTFEVDTCHGADIRYFSNYPEEEEVLIPPFETFKVTNITHQGDDIYIHLRSHGVHSKYNCAWFRGRSVPRDPPGLTGLLLAVLAAVTSIP is encoded by the exons ATGGAACTCCTGTcactggtgctggtgctgctggctgggaccCTGGCTACCAGCATCCACCTGCACTGGTGGGACCGTAGCAGCGCCATCAAGGAGATTGGACTGGACATGGCCCCCAACTCCTTCGATGACCAGTACCTGCGCTGCCACTTCAAAATGGTGAGGGTGCTGCCAGCACTCAACCGCACGGAGTTTGTCCCCCACGGTGACTACGCCGAGGCCTGGAACAGGGCCGCAGCCAAATGGGGCAGCCGCCCCTACCTGGGCCgccccttcctgctgcagctggaacaggCCATCGCCCTCCTGGCCTACACGATGGAGGAGGGCCTGTACCTGGAGTTCAACAGGGCTGTGCGTGTGGCCGGGCGCTCCCGACGGGAGTAcctggacaccttccacttcAAGGTGCTGCATTTCCTGCTGACTGAGGCCCTGAGTGAGCTGCGGGGTGCCCAGGGCCACCCCCACTGCCTCCACGTGTACCGGGGTATCGATGGTATCCGCTTCACCAGCAGGATCGGACAGATCATCCGCTTTGGCCAGTTCGCCTCCACCTCCTTGCTGAAAAATGTCAGCAAGTCCTACGGCACCAGAACCACCTTTGAGGTGGACACCTGCCACGGTGCTGACATCCGGTACTTCTCCAACTAccccgaggaggaggaggtccTCATCCCACCCTTTGAGACCTTCAAGGTCACCAATATCACCCACCAAGGGGACGACATCTACATCCACCTCCGCTCCCATGGCGTGCACAGCAAATACAACTGCGCGTGGTTCCGAG GCAGAAGTGTCCCCAGAGACCCCCCAGGCCTCACTGGACtcctcctggcagtgctggcagctgtcACCAGCATCCCCTGA
- the CCDC166 gene encoding coiled-coil domain-containing protein 166, with protein MGTKDGETPKEISDMENPPQERKLYLQEECRILTEHLDTYLGRAEQLLQGNKCLEKEAQGSQKQNQAYLSCTAKCSQDPPHMVITLNDQNCRDLAQIQAQKEELIPQYAVKEQEVRSSLQDTEAEVALLDTELEELEPYRDLLVQAEQRVKALEKELRVTRIRCAEETHAIRSRFLQEKADCEQEFHQRMQELTCRAQEVALQALIQHVEQVKAENGHLRQELLGLLQHCQLLKDAKIRLQDQQEQLLREHQCAQQAALLTPARGPRRRWDRLLHSPARGGH; from the coding sequence atgGGGACCAAGGATGGAGAGACACCCAAAGAAATAAGTGACATGGAAAACCCCCCCCAGGAGAGGAAGCTGTACCTGCAGGAGGAATGCAGGATCCTCACAGAACACCTGGACACGTACCTGGGAAGAgcggagcagctcctgcagggaaacaAATGCCTGGAAAAGGAAGCCCAGGGGAGTCAGAAGCAGAACCAGGCTTACCTGTCCTGCACAGCAAAGTGCAGCCAGGACCCCCCGCATATGGTTATCACCCTGAACGACCAGAATTGCCGGGATCTGGCCCAAATCCAGGCGCAGAAGGAGGAGCTGATCCCACAGTATGCTgtgaaggagcaggaggtgagGAGCTCCCTGCAGGACACGGAGGCCGAGGTTGCACTCCTGGACACGGaactggaggagctggagccgTACAGGGACCTGTTAGTCCAGGCGGAGCAGAGGGTGAAGGCGCTGGAGAAAGAATTGCGAGTCACCAGGATACGGTGTGCTGAGGAAACCCACGCCATCAGGAGCAGgttcctgcaggaaaaggctGATTGTGAGCAGGAATTCCACCAGAGGATGCAGGAGCTcacctgcagagcacaggaagtGGCGCTCCAAGCTCTGATCCAGCACGTGGAGCAGGTGAAAGCAGAGAACGGGCACCTGCGCCAGGAGCTGCTCGGCCTCCTCCAACACTGCCAGCTCCTCAAGGACGCCAAAATCCGGCTGCAAgatcagcaggagcagctgctccgGGAGCACCAGTGCgcccagcaggcagcactgctcaCACCAGCACGAGGCCCACGGCGCCGCTGGGACCGCCTGCTGCACTCACCCGCCAGGGGTGGCCACTGA
- the PUF60 gene encoding poly(U)-binding-splicing factor PUF60 isoform X3 has product MAAQRQRALAIMCRVYVGSIYYELGEDTIRQAFAPFGPIKSIDMSWDSVTMKHKGFAFVEYEVPEAAQLALEQMNSVMLGGRNIKVGRPSNIGQAQPIIDQLAEEARAFNRIYVASVHQDLSDDDIKSVFEAFGKIKSCTLARDPTTGKHKGYGFIEYEKAQSSQDAVSSMNLFDLGGQYLRVGKAVTPPMPLLTPATPGGLPPAAAVAAAAATAKITAQEAVAGAAVLGTLATPGLVSPALTLAQPLGALPQAVMAAQAPGVITGVTPARPPIPVTIPQVGVVNPILASPPALGLVEVKKEKEEEEVFQESERPEMLSEQEHMSISGSSARHMVMQKLLRKQESTVMVLRNMVDPKDIDDDLEGEVTEECGKFGAVNRVIIYQEKQGEEEDAEIIVKIFVEFSMASETHKAIQALNGRWFAGRKVVAEVYDQERFDNSDLSA; this is encoded by the exons ATGGCGGCTCAGAGGCAGCGGGCACTCGCCATCATGTGCCGGGTCTACGTGGGCTCCATCTACTACGAGCTGGGGGAGGACACCATCCGCCAGGCCTTCGCCCCCTTCGGGCCCATCAAGAGCATCGACATGTCCTGGGACTCTGTCACCATGAAGCACAAG GGCTTTGCCTTTGTGGAATACGAGGTTCCTGAAGCCGCCCAGCTGGCCCTGGAGCAGATGAATTCTGTCATGCTGGGGGGAAGGAACATCAAG GTGGGGAGGCCCAGCAACATCGGGCAGGCTCAGCCCATCATTGaccagctggcagaggaggcCCGGGCCTTCAACCGCATCTACGTGGCCTCCGTGCACCAGGACCTGTCTGACGACGACATCAAGAGCGTGTTTGAAGCCTTTGGGAAGATCAAATCCTGCACCTTGGCCAGGGACCCCACGACAGGGAAGCACAAAGGCTACGGCTTCATTG AATACGAGAAGGCCCAGTCCTCCCAGGATGCCGTCTCCTCCATGAACCTCTTTGACCTGGGGGGTCAGTACCTGCGGGTGGGCAAGGCCGTGACGCCCCCGATGCCACTCCTGACCCCGGCCACACCTGGAGGACTCCCACCCGCGGCTGCTGTCGCTGCTGCCGCCGCCACTGCCAAGATCACGGCACAG GAAGCcgtggcaggagctgcagtgctgggcacgCTGGCGACACCAGGGCTTGTGTCCCCTGCCCTGACCCTGGCCCAGCCCCTGGGGGCTCTGCCCCAGGCCGTGATGGCAGCGCAGGCCCCTGGTGTCATCACAG GTGTGACCCCTGCCCGGCCGCCCATCCCAGTGACCATCCCACAGGTGGGGGTTGTGAATCCCATCCTGGCCAGCCCCCCGGCCCTGGGGCTGGTGGAGGtcaagaaggagaaggaggaggaggaggtgttCCAGGAGTCGGAGCGGCCGGAGATGCTGAGCGAGCAGGAGCACATGAGCATTTCCGGGAGCAGCGCCCGGCACATGGTCATGCAGAAGCTGCTCCGCAAGCAGGAG TCCACGGTGATGGTGCTGCGGAACATGGTGGATCCCAAGGACATCGATGACGACCTGGAGGGAGAAGTGACGGAGGAGTGCGGGAAGTTCGGGGCTGTGAACAGGGTCATCATCTACCAGGAGaagcagggggaggaggaggatgccGAAATCATCGTCAAGATCTTCGTGGAATTCTCCATGGCCTCAGAGACTCACAAGGCCATCCAGGCGCTCAACGGGCGCTGGTTCGCGGGCAGGAAGGTGGTGGCCGAGGTCTACGACCAGGAGAGGTTCGACAACAGCGACCTCTCAGCATGA